DNA sequence from the Vicia villosa cultivar HV-30 ecotype Madison, WI linkage group LG3, Vvil1.0, whole genome shotgun sequence genome:
CGGAGAGAGTTGAAAATAGGTATCCACAAAATCTGGTTCCATAGGAATTTCTGGTTGTTCTTCCATATTTTGTAAGTCAGAAATCATTTCATCATCTGCCACTAGGATAAAAAAATCTGCTAGTTGTGCATTTGTGGCCGGTAAAAAAAATTTCATCACAATTAAAGCAAAGGCCTTGATCACGTCGCTCTTGAAGTTGGGCTTGAGTTAATTTTCGTATAGGGACTTTGGGCTAGTTGGGcaggggtgattttggaggaacACTAGTTGCTGGTTATGGGTTGTTTATGGGTTTGCTGGGTGGTGGATTTGAATTAGGGAAGTTAGCTCTTTGATAAGGTGTAGAAAACTGTTTGGGAAACCTGTTTTTGGAATCTTTAAGTTTAGCTTCGATTAGTTTAGCCAAACCAATGGCTTGGGAAATACAAGAAGGCTTATGAATAGCTAACTCATTTTGAATATCAAGCTGAAGCccagaaataaaacaatttaaaatagcTTCTGCCGGCAGCCCCAACACTTTATTACCAAGCTGTTCAAACTTGGTTTGGTATTCCATAACAGAaccactttgttttaatttaaataattctgCCTGATGGTTTTCAAAAGAAGAAGGACCAAATCTTGATTCTAAAGCCCTAGTGAATGAATGCCAATCTGTCAACAATTGATTTTGATACATCCACTTAAACCATCCTAACGCATCTCCTTTCATATAAAATGAAGTAAGTGATAAACGATGTTCTGGTGGAAGAttataaaatccaaaaaattgcTCAGCTTGGAATAACCATTCCAAGGGGTTTGAGCCATCAAATAATGGTAACTCTAATTTTGGGGATCTCATAGGGGGCAAGGGTGGAATATTATGGTGGGGTAGATGAAAAGGGTTTTGGTTTGGGAATGGGTAAGGGGCTGTGTGTGGAGGGAAAATTGGCTGAGTATGTAATAATGGCGGATAGGGAGGAAAAGGGGGTGGCTAGGGCGGGGCTGTAAGCACAACCGGTATGGGTGTGGTGGGCGGAATGGCTGAGTGTGGGGGGGGGGGTTCGTGGTGAGAATGGTGGGGGTGTAGACAGCAGGCTGAGTGGGTACTTGGATGGGTGTGGTAGAGGATCTTGTAGGTGTGTGAGCTGGTGTGAAAACATGGGTAAATGGTGGAGAACCAAAAGAAATACTAGATGAGTGTGTTTCCTTACCCGAAGATGATGCTGGTTGTGCAGAAACAGCAGCAGCAAGTTGAGATGGTTGTAATGAAATACTTTTAAGAGCAGCCATGAGAGATTCAAACCTAGAATCTTCCACCTCTTTTTCATTATCAAACCTTGAGTGTAGCTCTCCCACTTGTTGAgccaaagtttctgaaatttGTGCAAACCTAGCATCCATTTGTTCTTGATTTTCAGCCATTGCATTGTTGAGGTTAAGAGTAGATATTTGGATAGCTTCTTCCAAAATCTCTTTAGAAGAAGGATTTGTAGGTTTTGGAGGGGCCATGGAAGGAATGAGTAGGATCAATGAGAGCACCAATGATAGATTTGTGTTAGAAAACCCTAGATCTAAGAATGCATTAAAggacaataaaataaaacaacttttcttcttACTCATCAAAGAGACATATTACATAATATATAGTAGGGTTATAACCACTACATGGGCCATGGGCCAGCATAACTAAGTCTGTActaaaacataataataaaaatactaatacttGCACCCCTTTAGTCTAATATAAAATCATTCAGCAAAACAGATTTCTTTCTAATCCTATTGGGCCGAGATAACTTCATAACAATATAATAAACTAAACTCCATCTAATGTCAACATGTATAATAATATTGTTAAGTCACAAGAAGTCTTTTTCTTGTGACTTAGCAatattttattcttgttttgagaatatttgtcaacaacaacaacatacaaatacatgcaacaaaataaaataaaacataaattttaGCAACAAATTACTAACAACATACAACATCTCAAGATATATTAAATTGTTTTAAGAACGCacattttattgaaaataattgTGGAACTGCAACAAATTATGCAGTTCATCTAGTTTGTGATGCTATGAAAGAGAAAtacaaggtggatgaagtttccaCAATAACTTCATACTTCTTGTATTTTTTTTCATAGCAACACAAACCATATGTACCATAATCAAAGTATGCGCTTTGTTAAGATAGTGAGGACGAATATGAAAAAATGTTTTGTCAACAACAATAAGCAACAACAAAATATGTGAAAccgaagtaaataatatgaaaatcATGTCAACAAACATTTATCcacatttatcaacaacaacataaaacaacatacaataataaaaaaaaaaagataaactaTCTAATAAGAAAAAATCATATGAAAATCATGTGAAATATAACAATAACATACACCAAAACGGAGAATAATGAAGAAGAATACCTTTATGTATGAAGAATAAGATTTACAGCTATAGTGTAAAATAGGAAAACTAATaacgaagaagaagagaaaaaatgggtGGTAGAGTTTTGTTGTAAAAGATACGGCGATACTGTCAAGAAGCGAGAGTTTaatcgcttatatatatataggggatgtatcaaatgagaacttttgtTATTATGAGAACGgaaaacttttaataataatcatacgatttaaaaatcaatgttcagttttgcatttatgtgatatgtatttaaactaaaatctaactattaattattgtctcttaaaatttaagtgaaatatgaagcattgattttaaatcgtatgtgtgtgtgtgtcataATGGTTGTACAAAAAAACGTAGTGAtataccttttatttttaatttttttataaaaaaaggcaCACCTTAACGTtaactgaataaaatatttgaggcGCGCCTTAATTTGCTTTCATGGACATTCATAACTCTGCATAATTCCATTTTATTGGCTATTGTTTTATTTTCATCTGAGTGTAACACAAGGCCTATAAGAAGTGAAAAAGTTGAACGTAAGAAAGAGAGTTTGCTTTATTTAGAAAAACAACCAAattaaacacaacaacaacaacaacacaaaaaatcaaaacaaagtaGAGAGAAAATGTTAGATTTTCATTCATCACCATGTACACTCATCATCCTCATTAATTTTCACTCACTCAAAACATCAACATCATCCCAatagcataaaaataaaaataaaagcaacaTCTACCACCACCCAGCATCCCGTGATGCATCTCAGGTGCACTCCACGGCACAACCACCATGCATAGTTACGACAATTATGTGTCTTTGTTCTGTCTCAGAACCCCACGTGCAAACTTGGTCACCACTAACATCACGCAAATTCGAGTCATCTCTCCCTACATGTATGCCTCTGTAGGCACTGTCGGTGAATCCATTTCTTCTCCACTGGTTGGTGAGCAAGGTGGTCCGCCAGGAAACTTCCTTTGATAGCCTTTTATGTAACATATTGGATATCGTATTCAGATAACAACATCTGTCATCGAGCGATTCTTCCCGTGAGAGCTGGTTTCTCAAATATTTACTTCAAGGGATCCATTCTTTCTATTAACCACATGGTGTGAGTTAACATGTATTGTCTCAGGCGTTTGGCGTCCCATGCAAGTACACAACAAGTTTTTCGAGTAGTAAATGTCGGGTCTCACAGTCAATGAACTTCTTGCTTAGGTGGTATATGGTGTGCTCTTTTCTACCTGTTTCGTCATGTTGACTCAATACACAACCCATAGCTCCATTAAACATTGTTAAGTATATAATATGTGGTCTTCCTTTAACGGGTGGCATCAATATCGATGGTTCTTGTAGGTATTGCTTTATCTTTTCAAAGGTTGCTTGGAAGTCTTTATTCCACTCGATTGCTTGATCCTTTATGAGTAACTTGAATATAGGTTCACAGGTGGTTGTGAGGTGCGATATAAACATTGCACATCTATACATAGACATTAATGATATAAACATTGTCAAGGTGCATTAACACTTATTTAAAAATAACTGTATACATGGACATTTACAATATAGCACTGTATAATAGGAAATTATATTTGTTAAACTAATATTGGTAGtatttttttacaatatttatgATTTTGCAGCATTTTTACACTACGCCAAAACCAATGTTTGATAGCGCTTATTTTggcttttaatagcgcttttaactGCTATTAAAGCTCCGGCTATTATAAGATAGACATATTTAATAGCGCTTAAAAACGCTATTAAAAGTCGTTCTGGAGGGCAAAATATTGCTGATATAATTGTTTTTTCAAAATGGATTTTTGAAATTGGAGAGGGAAAGGTCGGTGAATCAAATGACGGTGTTGTTGAAATAGATATTCTGTTGGAGATATTAATCACATCTTTTGATAATCCTATTGTTGCAATAGTGGACAGTACATACCTAAACTTTTTGGAAAACTACAAGTTATATGATTATCTAAAATGTCGCGGAATCTTAGCATCAACAATAGAAATAGTTGACCAAATCAATGATTACATTCTACAACTAATGCTAGGTATTGTTGATGATGAACactttattttaaatttgttatttatttatttattaatttgtagacatattaacttaatttttttattccatTAGGAGAGAATAAGGATCATTTCAGTTATAATTCCATTGATAGATCAGAAATACATGACAACATCATTGTTGATATTCTAAGTCCGGACTTTTTAAGCTCTCTTAGAAGCTCGGAATTACCTAACCATCATATCAAATTGAAAGTAGGGACACCCATAATGCTAATAAGAAACATTGACCAATCTCAAAGTTTGTGTAACGGAACAAGGTTAGTTGTAACAAAGATGGTGAATCACATTCTTGAGGCACGGGATATGGGTGGTAAAGGGCATGGCAACATTATATACATTCCAAGAATGGATATGCCACCCTCTGATTCAACTTGGCCTTTCAAGTTGAACATAAGATAATATTCAATAATTGTTTCATATGCAATGACAATAAACAAATCACAAGGTCAATCTTTGGATTGGGTTGTACTATACTTACCAGAGATGTATTTAGTCATGGACACATCTATGTTGCTTTTTCAAGAGTAACTAgcaaaaaatgaatcaaaatattGATACATGATGAAGGTCACAGTGTCAAATATACAACTAATAATGTTGTATACAAACAAGTATTCAATAATGTGTAATTGGTTTGTATTAATCATTTTCTATTTCTGGAAATCTTTACACTATTGGTTTCCAAGTATCAGATGAACTTCAAAATTGACTGAATTTTAACCCTCGTTTTGTTGAATATGACTATACCTATAAGGAGAATATGTTTGAGATCATTCTTTTCATGGCTCCACTATATGTTGCATTTTTGGTATTTAATAAACAGTTTGTGGAAGCAACAATGTTGACCAACAACTATTTTATATTGTGTACTTACATTTATAATTGCTTTCTATTTCCAAATATTACTttattctgcatttttcatgatTCCTTAATTCTTAATTTAAAATGGTTTTACACCACCGTTGCCAAATATAACAATAACATAATATTCATAATACATTCAAAGGTCTAACCTCATGTTCATACTACTTAATATTGCACAGGAAATCTTGAAACCCTTTTTACATAGCCATTGCTACTAAAATAACATTACAACAttcacaaaatcatattcaaAATCAAACTGGAACAAAATCATTAAACGAAACCCCTAATTACTTTCTAAAACATCAACATGACCCACCAAAAGAGATGACTTCAACGCATATTCTCATCCGACAACAGATCGGTTCTCCACATACACTAACAGTTTGGTGGTTGGAGGATATCGAAGGCAAAAATTCAATACATCACCTCTCTTAAGCCTTTTGTTTTCTGCAAATTCATTCCATCCTTGTGCAAGAATTTTTTTCCAACTTACGATCCCTTTCTTTTAGCTCACACTGATAAGAAACTCCAGTGTCGGTATCCAAAAGCTTAATCCAGCTTTGTGGTTCACACAAACACTTCCTTATCACTTCCCTGAGTATTTGCCGCACATATTCACAATTTCATCAAATTCTAGATGATTCAAACTATTAATGATCACGTTGTTTCTATACTATACAACTTATTAAAAATCATGGTACAAACTATTAATAATCATGCTATTTCTATACTAAAAAAATTACCAGTACATTTCTCCTCATGACCTTCCCACAATTAACTATTCGCTCCCACATACACTCTTCAGTTTCAAATTCAGACGATTCATCACTCCCATCTTCATGTAAATTGTTATATGCATCACTGCATTCACTATACAATCAAGAAATGCAACTTTAGCTAACAACCATTCCATATGCTTTCCCTAACATCATCAGAATTATGGTTTACCTTACACTATCGCTTGATATTAATATAGTAGCAGGAACTGGTGAGGCATCCTTTTTCCCTTTATGTCCTTCTGAAGCTACATCATTTCATTCTTCCTTTCCCGATTCTTGCTTCTCAACTTCAACTATTTTACCCTCATAACTAATCATGTTCCTTCAGCTACACCACTTTTAGGTACAAATATTTCCCctcttttttatccattttgacCTCTTCCTCGCATCGTGTtctcttcttacccttcttcaaCCTCCGAGACTCTTCCAACTCGAGATAATCAAGTTCCATCTAAAGTTGTCTCCAAGCCGCATCCTTCTCTTGCTGCTCGGAACTTGATCTGCAAGAATGAAACAACATGCAAAACCATTGGCAAAGCAACATGTGAAATGGAGAAAATGATTTGCGGATGGATGAGTGTAATAACGGTCTGCgataattatttttaactcttttactcttttaaaataccttaaatacacttttttttataaaaattataactcttttACATAATTGCATTTTACTAAATATGCCTTGCAtccatttttttaacaaattttgtttttttttcttaatatgATTATTTACATAATTCTTTTTGAATTAtctcaaatattttaatattattattaaattcctttacaaatttttcattttcattttttttcatgttATTATTTTTGTTCTATACGTTCAACTTTTTTTTTCTCAATATTAATGCAACCATTTTTTGTATGAAAATGTAATATAAGGCgactttgtattttttttttccatATTGACTTTTATACATTTATATTTACTATATTTTTACTATGATAAAGATTattcctttttttcttcttttaataaatgtttttttattatttttttaaaaataatttatttggcctttattcattttttttctacTGCAAATCAAGATCCAGATCCAATAAAATTCAAAAAGTTGAttttctctctcctctctctaatCCGAAGA
Encoded proteins:
- the LOC131658129 gene encoding uncharacterized protein LOC131658129, producing MVLVGSQVVVRCDINIAHLYIDINDINIVKTYLIALKNAIKSRSGGQNIADIIVFSKWIFEIGEGKVGESNDGVVEIDILLEILITSFDNPIVAIVDSTYLNFLENYKLYDYLKCRGILASTIEIVDQINDYILQLMLGENKDHFSYNSIDRSEIHDNIIVDILSPDFLSSLRSSELPNHHIKLKVGTPIMLIRNIDQSQSLCNGTRLVVTKMVNHILEARDMGGKGHGNIIYIPRMDMPPSDSTWPFKLNIR